One Acutalibacter muris DNA window includes the following coding sequences:
- a CDS encoding DUF378 domain-containing protein, translating into MIDRIALALTVIGGVNWGLVGVFRFDLVAWICGGQTAVISRIIYTLVGISALWCLALLFRDWDSEKDMSVAHSAR; encoded by the coding sequence ATTATCGATAGGATCGCACTTGCGCTGACCGTCATCGGCGGAGTGAACTGGGGCCTTGTGGGCGTGTTCCGTTTCGACCTGGTGGCATGGATATGCGGCGGGCAGACCGCCGTAATTTCCAGGATCATCTATACCCTGGTGGGCATCTCGGCTCTATGGTGCCTGGCGCTGTTATTTAGGGACTGGGACAGCGAAAAGGATATGAGCGTGGCGCACAGTGCACGGTAA
- a CDS encoding alpha/beta hydrolase gives MEVKEGFRPASSGWGQIFSRSWVEEDSEPRAVIVIAHGMAEHSGRYDHFARFLAENGFAVYMNDHAGHGRSAQIKGHFADKNGWECVVKDLNSLMDQAVERHPGLPVLLMGHSMGSFLSRSFIARYGDRLSGCIICGTMGKNPGVALGKAVAAAQMKLMGPRSRGERISKLASTGYNKRIEIPVNDSAWLSTDDAVCRAFEADPLCNFPFTAAGYYDLFTGLMEISSLEWARRVPKSLPIFLLAGDQDPVGNYGEGPKQVAGWLREAGVQSVRLKLYPGMRHEVLNEIGKEEVYQDVLGWLEEHI, from the coding sequence ATGGAAGTAAAAGAAGGGTTCCGCCCCGCCTCCAGCGGCTGGGGGCAGATCTTCTCCCGGAGCTGGGTGGAGGAGGACTCCGAGCCCAGGGCAGTCATAGTCATCGCCCACGGAATGGCCGAGCACAGCGGCCGGTATGACCATTTCGCCCGATTTTTGGCTGAAAACGGCTTTGCGGTCTATATGAACGACCATGCCGGCCATGGCCGTTCCGCCCAGATAAAGGGGCATTTTGCCGATAAAAACGGCTGGGAGTGCGTGGTCAAGGACCTGAACTCCCTGATGGATCAGGCCGTGGAGCGGCACCCTGGCCTGCCTGTCCTCCTTATGGGCCACAGCATGGGCTCCTTTTTAAGCCGGTCCTTTATCGCCCGTTATGGAGATCGCCTTTCCGGCTGCATTATCTGCGGCACCATGGGCAAGAACCCGGGGGTAGCTCTTGGTAAGGCCGTGGCGGCGGCTCAGATGAAACTGATGGGCCCACGCTCCAGAGGCGAGCGCATCAGCAAGCTGGCTTCCACCGGCTATAATAAGCGCATCGAAATCCCCGTAAACGACTCCGCCTGGCTGTCCACCGACGACGCGGTATGCAGGGCTTTTGAGGCCGACCCTCTCTGTAACTTCCCCTTTACCGCCGCCGGATACTACGATCTTTTCACCGGGCTGATGGAGATAAGCTCTTTGGAGTGGGCCCGGAGAGTGCCGAAAAGCCTGCCGATATTTCTCCTTGCTGGGGACCAGGACCCGGTAGGGAATTATGGCGAGGGGCCAAAGCAGGTGGCCGGCTGGCTGCGGGAGGCCGGGGTGCAGAGCGTCCGCCTGAAGCTCTATCCCGGTATGCGCCACGAGGTGCTCAACGAGATAGGCAAAGAGGAGGTCTATCAGGACGTACTCGGCTGGCTTGAGGAGCACATATAA